From the genome of Salvia splendens isolate huo1 chromosome 7, SspV2, whole genome shotgun sequence:
ACAACATTAAAGGGGTGCCCGCTTGGTGCTTAATTGATGCTACTGTTCGAATTATGTGATTATTCTATAGTTGATTACATGAAGAAAATAGAGTTTGAATGGGGAAAGAATTCTTAAAAGGATTGAATACGAACTCCAAATTCTTGCCAACCTCTAGCGCGcgcactctctctctcttcttacTAACTCTCTGAGTTTGATTGTGTGATGAAGACGTTGGTATAGAGAGAGGAGTATATATACTGTTTCGAATTGCTAATTGTGTTAATTgcgatttaattggattaaaggTGTGTTTATTGCAATTAAAAAGGGGaaataaattatggattaaatcctattaaatttcaatttaattgaaaTGATGGCTGTTAATTGATGAAATTAATTTCTTTAGGTGGTGGAGTGTAACGGCATAGACGTGGCAGAGAACAGAGAAGCTGGAGCACAGATTTCTGGAAGACAGAGAATCGCAGAAAACAAATATGTACTTGGACTTAAGTAATTTGTCCaaacattatattttattttaaatacatAGGCCTAAATTACTTGTACCTCAGCCCAATCTAACTAATATCTTGGACGTTGCTGATATATTTGATAGGCTCAAATATATTTACTTTATTGGATTAACTTTAGaactattttaaatatttaatactttggtgttattccaagtacCAACCGTAAATCGAAATTCCTTTTGATCGATGTAATGTAAATATTTCTTTTATTCGATAAAAAGAAACAATCGTGAAAACTGGCTTAAACGAAGGACGTCCTTTCGAgaacaccaaaaaaaaaagtcgGGGCATTACACTTCGTCATGTTTATATCTACCTctctttattctctttcttccCCACATCCAACAACAAGAACCCTAATTTCTCCTTCTCTGCAACAACCACAAAACCCGTCGGATATGGCCGAGTCGAGGTACAACAGGGGTTTCGCCAACGGTGCCGCCGCCCGAGACAACCGATTTAGCTTCGTTTTCTGCAATTGCAAGATGGTGGCATCGCTCGTATTGTCACCAACCAAGCAAAACTGATAAGAGGAAGCTTTAGTTTGTTGTATGTGAGAGAaatgaatgttgtttctttaaGTGGCGTGAGTTCATCGACGAAGACAAAGCCGTCAGTTCGTCAACCTTTAGTGGCCGGTTCCGATTTTGATTGTTTAGCCTTGAATTATCATAAATATAGCATAATGTTGAGAAATTAGTGAATGTTGTGTAGTATTGTCTatggttgttgttgttgttgtaacACTTGTTTGTGTATTCAAGTAATTTGATGGATATGAatgaaattcataatttttgttgaaatttctgaattttgaattttgaatgtTGTACGATGCATGTTGaaatgcatatgtatgtttTGCATCTGGAGTTTGAATCTGAATTTTTGCGTTTGATTTTGCTACATTATGGGACTTCGTCGGAGATGAAGCAAAAAATATACTAAATGTCAAACTAGTACAACATAATAAACGTTTGCTTTTTGTTAGGAATggaaaaataattagaaaacaatTTAACTAGAAAGTAATTAGGTGATTAATAATCCTAGATTAAGCCTAATCAGTCAAAAATTTGATAATCCACTTTTGACTGTCAGAAATTGACGGAATCGTAAAAAAGGACCGGATCGACAACGATTTTATTTGTTATGAACCccgttttcaaaaaatatatgtTTTGGACTAACTttgtattttggtcatatgtttagtaTAAAAATTGACATATATTCTATAGAGATATAAAAATAGTATACATGATAATAGTTAATAGTTAGacatgaaaatataaataaaaatataaagaccaaacataaaaatagaaaaataataggaaacacaataataaaaatgaaaacacaaaaatgaaagaaagtaACATTTGTACTTTATGGTCTTCGATTTAAGATGAATATTCCATATACTTAAAAGAATAATGATAAATTGACggaaaaaaagaataatgatAAATTGACGGAAAAATATCCTTGATCAAAAAGGcgagaaaaaattaaaaatatcttAACACCAAGACTTTGAAGATATGAACGCAAAATATGCCTTTAAATTCATACCTACGGTAGTTGCAGCTTATATATTCCCCAAAAGGACGATACTCGACAGTGTAAGTGTATTCCTTGTGAAAAACATTATGCACTAATCGCATCTCCTTTATCTTGCAACGATGCACACCATCTTCACCAATTGCGACATCTTCCACATTACAACTGCTAATTTTCTTGATTTCCACTTGCAACAAGAGGCCGATGTTATGAGTGTATTCACCTAGCAATTGTTTCTCCCATTGAAAAGTTGACACCGGTTTCAGCATCATGCACTTGGATTGGTAATCAGCGTTCATCTCCTTCTGAATTTTGTTTTGAATAGCGTTCTCGTATTGTTCCACAAACAGTTTCAACGTGCTCTTTGAGTTCACAAAACATCAAAGAATGCGTGCATAGATTCACTTCGTTAGGTCGATACCATACCAGCCCAAAAAATATGATTCAAATAGATGGGTGCCCAGTTCTCCTTTTCATCAAACAAATCTTTCAGCCACCTATTGTTATGAAGACTGTGTTTAGATAGAAAATCTGTCCACCTTGACTCGAATTCTGCAATACTGAGACTATCATATATCGTTGAGTAGAAATTAGACGAACAACTACGAAAATCAGCCACACCTTTGAACTTCTGTGGAATTTTACTGGCAATATGCCATAGACAAAGTCTATGTATAGTCATTGGAAAAACTGCCTTCACGGCAATCTTTATACTCTCACATTGATCTGTCAGCATTGCTGTAGGTTGAACACCTTTCATGGCCAGTAACCAGTTGCTAAAGAACCATTTAAATAATTCGGACTGCTCGTGACTCAATAAACCACATCCCAATAATATTGATTGGTTATGTTGGTTAACTCCGACAACCGTCGCCAACAACATCTTTTATTTGTTTACAAGGTAAGTTGTATCAAAACTCACAACATCGTGGAACTCTTCGTACGCAGCTATACTACGAGGATGTACCCACATCACATTACGCAGACGACCTTCATTGTCAACATCCATAATGTGAAAAAAGTTTTTATCTTGCAGTTGCCTTCTCAAAAACAGCCCGTGTATAGCTTTGGCATCCCCCTCTCCAAGTCTCAACCTTCTCCTTTTATCTATGAAATTCCTACAAACTCGCTCAGTGACACCTAGATTCTGAGGACCTCTAGCCATAACTTCTAGAGTCCTCACGTTTTTACAAGTCCTATAGCCTGCAATATCTCGACTTTCCAGCAGGCGTTTCATGTTCTAACTTAACTCTCGGTTACCCGGCATAAACATTGACAATTGCGGCTCAAGACTGTGATTGTGATTCAACTCAACATTCGACACAATCACTTTACCATTAGTCTCACAATGCAATTAACAAGAGCCGGACACTGCGTTTGTCTGGTAAACTTCATAATTACATCCTTAGGCTTTCGCCCTTTGAAGCAAGCAAGCACGTAATACTTAGACGACGAGCTACGTATTGCAATAGAAAAGCCTTGCAGCTTCGCATAATTTTGATAGGCTTTCATAAGGCTCTCTTTTGAATCATATTCCATTCCCTTCATAGGAGCCATCTTGGCTATAAGATCTTCACCcgaaacatcatcatcatcgtcgtcgtcTACACCATTAGAATCTAGGATCACAGTAGCTTCTTCTTCTCTGTTGTTATTTTCGTCATCTTCTTCTATCACatcatctccttcttcatcattgtTGTTACCTTCCTCTTCCACTGTCACATCATATTCTTCTTCACCATTGTTGTTATCCTCTTCTGATAACTCATGATTGTTGCCAAAAATTTCCTCATATATCTCGTTCATCATACCTGAACACATGATCTGATCGAACTCGCACCTAAGCCAACATTGGAGTAAATGCAAATATGTTATCAACAAGAAAAAGACAATCTGACTACAAGAAGAGATAAAGAAACAAAATACACCTATAGTTAGTAAAAACTAGTCAGTTCAGGCTTCGGGTTTCAATCTGTTATATGTGATCAATGCATAGAAATACCAATTTAAGCAGACAATAAATAATGATTGTACATAGTGAAAGCAAGTTTTCAAGAGGATAAGTGATAGAACACATTGAGATGAGGAGAAATGCTTGACCATGAACATGTATACGAAGCCTAAAACACATATAAATAAGAGCATAGGGACGGTACCTTTGATGTTTTCATATATCGTGGCACCAATGATTTGGGTGAACAAGGCTGAAGATGCCGCAACCTGTGACGAGGAGGGCCGGATGGTGGAGGCTGGTCGACGGAGACGGTGGAGGCTGGTCGACCGATGGAGGAGTGAAGATATTTCTGCAGTTGTAAATCTTTATTTTTGATTGAGTGTATTAGGTAAAACAATGTAATTTGATATGAGTTGACTTTTGATAATAATTTGATTGATGTATATTTAGATAAAAGATAGTAATTTGATATGAATTGCCTTTCcttttatgattaattgatatatatttatttattcaattattatttaattcaaaataaggGTATATTAGTCCATATTATAATTTGGCTTATGGCAAATTGACATATGGGTATTATGGCttggagacattatgtctctaaatcatcaCTCTATATCTAAATTGTAGAGCACgcaatttatatttcacaagATTGGacttatattaattatataatttattagaTCCAACAcgaaattgagtccaataaGTATCCCTCAAggaaaagaattttttttaatttgaattgaaATTTTGCCATCGCAAATCAAACTcataaaaaggttattttgcaTCGACAATAAAACCACTTATtcgaataataattaaattcatccTGCATCAATTTTTCAAACAGCCACGTCACGTAATCAACAAAGTTGACTCGATCAACGCACAATCAAAACCCTAGATCCAATTAGGTCACAAGAATATCAAATAATCATTTCACTCGTCATTTAATCCACGGACTTCAAAGCAATAAATGCAAAAAATTTTAGGGTTCAAAAAAGTCGGGCAACAATTAGTGATTCAATTTCTTCAATCATTGCTTGCAGCCACTTAACCCTTTCTGAGCAGTTTATAGCTGCCTGAGAACACCACATGCTCATCTACACATAGTGCAAAATACAGCATCTCTGAATCCACATACTTGGCTGTAGGCTTAATATTTCGTCTCCTGACCCTGTCTCTGGCCAATTGATAATTTCTCAAATCTGgttgatgatatatgtgaacaCTCTGAGCATTATTCTCTTCTTCATCACTGTTGATCTCAGTGGTCTTAGACTCAATTTCAGCACCAGACCCTGGCTGATTCTCCACCTCAACTCCAGAAGCATCTGAAtccagctctctctctctctttactGTAGTCTGACTCATAGCATTGAAATACATTTCTGATTCATTGAACACCACATCTCTGCTAATGAATACTGTATGATTCCCAGGCTCCACACACCACTATATCCTTTCACACCAGGCTGATATCCCAACATTACACATTTAAGTGCCCCTGCATCAAGTTTGGATTGTTTCATGTGTGCATAAGCTTTGCAACCAAAAATTCTGAGATGAGTGAAGCTTCCAAAATCCCCATACTATCTGGAATATGGAGTATCACCTCCTAtatgatgcactttttattaacactaaaaatacctgcaagtatacaaggtagatctagtatagctaaaggccagtaccgggatatcgaacacaaggaatataattgcaactggctatcatgtactaagcgtcatatactatctagagaaataAGAGATTTGGTTTATCTaagcaaaaacaaataaaataaagcaaataCATTAGGCAAATAGGAGAATTCCAAGAATAGtggtttcacaattatggttatacaaattccaactacaacacccaaGCACAGTTCATACTTCGATAGAATATCACATAAGTTTTTCTCATGTGGCACAAACGTAGATTACTACcactaggggcgtcaatcctagatccgtaactccaaaagctcctaagacccttataaagtccccactctcaattaacagtgccgttttaagggaagATAATTGTaatgtctactaagtggatctaactcgccaacctcctctcacgattatgtagcaagttatattaaatcatcactgaatgtgtcactcaaacgtgaagtaatatagaacaacttagggaaaaaatgaagtacgaacaaaacggatattaaatagcaaaacggaattgtataaaccaataaaagttactaaaaCATCCAAAGAAATCTCATAGTTTACCTACTTATAGACAAAtagcaaaaactacaaattaaagtacaaaacataaagaaaaagcaaacaaaatcCAAGGATGAATTGTTGTGCAATATTTAGTCTTCTCTTTCCTTGCTCCAATCTCCAAGAATGGTGATGGAATGATGTATGGAGGAATTAGGGATGGAGAATGTAGGGGGGAGCCATGAAGGCTCCCCTTTTGGGAGCTATGAAttggtgaatattatgaattaggttatgaggtatatataggcttgaaaaggatttaaatttggtaaaaagtTTCCTCCAAGTAATAGTAAATATGGAATTTTCGTGGcccataggttaaggaaaaaATTTGGCTTTACAAGGTAATGTCTTATTTCATTCTTTGAATTTCCGCCAAATATTCTGCACTTGACAGCTTTGCGCGACTTTGGTAGAATAGctataactttctccacagatcTCAGATTGTGATGATCAAGGTACCaccgcgaagctctttcgaagacgaataGAATGACATATAGAACGCCTTGATAGGACTTCAGGATCACAAgaaaattgagtttgaacaCAGGCTATCGTGCCTGACCGGGCGCAACGGGCCGCTGGACAGCTCCAGAACCCTCTGGACTTGTTGCAGCGACCGCTTGCATGAGTCCAGCAAGCCGCTGGGTTACGCTTCAGTTCCAGCTTCCAGATTTGACGTTTTTATGCCCCTtttcagctctattttgcacatttctctcAAATCACGTCaacataccaaaatggataaaatatgcaaataatggacatgtaatgcaactttgacaatcaaaatggaccaaaaaatgaccttaaaatagtgcaaaatccgagcgtatcatacccccaaacttgaatatttgtttgtcctcaaacaaaacaagaaagaaGCATAAAATAGAAGCACGGATTGCACAAGGACTAGACTTCATTATTGCCTCAAAGTATGGAATAAGTAGATTAAGCATgaattaacgcaatcaaatcaacCAAGGtatattagtgcactttcattactaactcgtggaacaccttgaattcatgcactcatttgtggcaaacttccaaagatgagAAATGTAtttatctctcactctcaaagtgtataagggtaatgtgtataagcacacaaatcatgcatcatgcaaagtttaccataggcttgctcaaagtctaatccatCCTCTACTAGCTGtaattaagcatcaaaagtctgaaaggtctttattttttgttgtaatgtagactctttggtaggtgaggaaAATTTGGCTAAGAAGtgacttaaaaattaaaatatcccaagtagagttaaaatgactccacttttcTAAAAATCCAAGACACTTCTAACACTTATTTTTCTTCTTAATCTCACTTTCCAAGCCTTTGATTTTTTCTTTACCTTTCACAACCTTTCAcaacttttcttttctttttcttttctttctttttcataaGCATCCTTTTTAAgatcaagcacacattttgaATTATTCTATTTCACAATTTGCACTTTTTCTacattaagcacactactttttttGGCAACTTttctccttatctctccaattcttttacaaaagataataaCAACTATACTAATCCAAGAAAATGTCCCAATTTATTTTGGCTTCCAAATAATatgcttaaaggctcaaaattggctccaaagggaAAGTTTTGAAATTTAGAGAGGGTCAAAAATTTAGGTATAAAAAGTAGATAAGAAAAGATGACCTAACATtctcctaaatcaacttaaacactatgtaaacttaggcagactaggagcaagttctagaaacatatacatgaatgcagataaatcacacaagaaagaaattaggctcaaatctcacaaggtataagcatgattcaaggcgaacaagcaattcactaattatgcacctttttaCCAAACCATCATTTCAAAATGTCAAGCtatacttaatcaaagatgaaaagaacttcatatcatttgcaactcggtctaatgtgtccctaaacatacgtgtttctaagttcttcatgttaTGCTCATGACACAATTTACCTCGggttttaaaaacaaaaacaaaaactaaaaacataaaaactaaagcaaaaacctaaactcacggtccaccacttcatccccccaaacttatttacaacaaagtgtaaaataagtttataGAGttggtagggacgtgagtaaactacaAAAAAGGAAACATACCTTGAAATTTTCGCATAGTGGCTGGATGGGGcaaaaattcgaaaaattcaaaaaattgtgACTGGAAAACTGTAAATGGATAGCGGTCGCTGGTGACGAGTCAGAATGTTTCTAGTGAGTGCTGTAGAGTGCGCAACGGTCGCTGGCGAGAGTCCAGAACCTGCGAAAATTTTCaatcaacacaaaaacaaaatcaaacacaaaaataacttttaaaaaattggaAATAAATGGTTGcattgcctcccaacaagcgcttatttttcgtctttagcttgacgttctttgaagTTCATGACATATCTCCCATCGTGGGAATTCCGTTGGGATGCCTTTGTACCTACAAATTCGCAATGTTagcatagaatgaagaaaattgtaGTAGGATACAACACATAATATTTGGCAATCCCCCAAACTCGAACCAAATCAAGGCGTAAAAATAATCATATGAAAAACCAATTAATCTACCTTGATTCAAAATCATCCCCATGATCTTTATCTCCCAATAATTTGCAAGAATTTTCAACAGTAAACCAAGATCATGCAAAACAATTTAAGCTAAAAAGTATACACAAgtcatgcaagataaaatagcctcacaatgctatgaacatgaactatGCATATCAACAATCAAGTCAATGGGGTATTCAATTTCATCCACAACAAGAAGCTAATTCAAGCATAcctaataataattaattccaATAAATCCAACTGACAAATTCACCAACAAATTATCAAAAGTATATCACCCCCATCAAACTCCAATCTAAACTACCAAAATATATACCAACAACAAAGTCATCCAATGAAAGAATTCAAGATCAAAGCTCAGAAATTACAAGAAGAACGTACCTTGCGTTGGTTGAAAATTGAGCACAAGAACAATTAGGTAGAATCCAAAGAATTTAATTGAGTGATGTGAATTTGGAGTGTGGGTGTGTGAATAATGTGGAGAAGTAGAATTTAAAGAAAGGGAGGAAGTGGATGGTAGGTTTAGAAAGAAttaaagaaggaagaaggaaacATACCTTATATAGAATGCCGCTTCTGACTCACCACAGCGGTCACTGACTGTAGTCGAGGATGGTTTGTCCTCACTGTTCCTCTTTCGCTgctccaattttattttattttatttatttttttaagaaaaaggaaaagaaaaattaaaacgtaaaaaaataaagtaatattgGAACACCTCTGTTGTTGCGCTCCTTGCTCTCCTCATGTACCTAAAAAGaaatcaaaagaaagaaaactaaaattaaataatactatactctaaattagtattatcaacctttctacaatatcagcttaaagcaaGAATATTCCCCgccaacggcgccaaaaacttgatgtaCTTTTTATTAACAATAAAAATACCTGCAAATATACATGGTagatatagtatagctaaaggtcagtattgggatatcgaacacggggaatataattgcaactggctatcatgtactaagcgtcatatactatctagagaaacaagagaTTTGGTTTAATTGAGcaagaacaaataaaataagacAAATAAAGTAGACAAATAGGGGAATTCCAAGAATAGTGGTTTCACAATTATGATTAtataaattccaactacaacgcactagcacagttcatacttcgatagaacgagtcacataagttttgcccatgcggcacaagcgtaAATTACTTACACTAGGGGCGTCAAttctagatccgtaactcccaaaagctcctaagacccttataaagtcctcactctcaattaacagtgccgttttaagggaaggtaattgtagtgtctactaagtggatctaactcgccaacctcctctcacgattatgtagcaagttatattaaatcatcactgaatgtgtcactcaaacatgaagtattatagaacaacttagggaagaaacgagcCTTCTTGACATcatgtccagagcctttgtcgtagcggcaaggagcttagacattattgtatgaggtgccgagttcgagacctcttgacatcagttgtaatttcctcctatctatagtataagagtttatttgtaattttctcccttatataggagttaatttaaaaaaaacttagggaagaaatgaagtaagaacaaaacggatattaaatagcaaaacagAATTGTATAAActaataaaagttactaacacatccaaaGAAATCTCATAGTTTAGCTACTTATAGACAAATagaaaaaactacaaattaaagtacaaaacataaagaaaaagcaaacaaaacccaaggatgaattgttgtgcaatatttagtcttctcttgccttgctCGAATCTCCAAGAATGGTTATGGAATGATGGATGGAGGAATTAGGGTTGGAGAATGGAGGGGGGAGCCATGAAGGCTCCCCTTTTGGGGGCTATGAAttggtgaatattatgaattaggttatggggtatatataggcttggaaaggatttaaatttggaaaaCAGTTTCCTctaagtaatactccctccgtcccgtgctactcgcacgtttgcttttcggctcgtcacaaagttcttacactatttataatttaagttagaattaatgcatttaattaatatgttagtttaagttaagagctcttttattaagtgatgtctcattacacctaaa
Proteins encoded in this window:
- the LOC121810501 gene encoding probable ATP-dependent helicase PF08_0048, with product MMNEIYEEIFGNNHELSEEDNNNGEEEYDVTVEEEGNNNDEEGDDVIEEDDENNNREEEATVILDSNGVDDDDDDDVSGEDLIAKMAPMKGMEYDSKESLMKAYQNYAKLQGFSIAIRSSSSKYYVLACFKGRKPKDVIMKFTRQTQCPALVNCIVRLMVK